The Plasmodium knowlesi strain H genome assembly, chromosome: 12 sequence atCCTCTCATGCATTGGTGGGTTTTCTATAATTGAGCAGCGAAGGGGGGTGTTAGCCAAGCCACATGTGGTCGTCGGCACCCCCGGAAGAACCTGTGATATTATGGAAAACTGCGAGGATGTTACGAACTGCTTCAAGAGGCTAAGCTTTTTTGTTCTGGACGAAGCGGACCTACTGTTGCAGAAGTGTTACGAATCAAAGTTGGAGGTAATTCTCCGCAGTTTGCCCAAGCAAGGGGACCAAGGTATGGGATCTGCCACCGGATCGGTAACCACATCGGTAACCACATCGGTAACCACAACAACCATCGCACCAATCAGCACCGGTACGAGTAGACGGAGAACCCTCCTCTTCAGCTCCACCATCACGGATACCTTGGAGCTACTAGCCAATTCATTCCCTCATGAAAACTTAATTCTTGTAAAtgtaaacaaaaaacaaaaaccaTTGAAAAATCTGGACCAGAGATACATCTATGTGGATGAAATTGCACAGATGACATACTTGGTGTACCTTTTACGGAAAGAGTTACCTGACCAGtcaggaattatttttacagaCAATAGCTACAGATGTGAATTAGTATACACGGTCTTGTGCATGCTTGGGGGATTCTCTGTAGAATCCATACACTCCTCAAAGGATCCCAAAAAAAGGCTAGCTGCATTgtctaaaataaaaaacggaGGTTGTAAAATTCTCGTCGCTACAGATATAATTAGTAGAGGTATAGATATCCCAAAAACATCCTTCGTTATTAATTACGATTTTCCCAATGATACTGTTCTCTATGTACACCGAGTTGGAAGAACTGCCAGAGCTAATAGGAAGGGGGTAGCAATATCCTTTGTAGACAAGCGCGATGTAAATTCGTTTAATAACGTCATGGCAATAATGAAGAGTGCATTGAAACCATTGCgcttgaagaagaaggaggtaCTTCAGGATATGTTCCAAGTGGGCCGCGTATTGAAGAAGGCAGAATTGTTATTAGAGGAGAGAGAGGATGCCCGGCGCGAACACCAACGCATGCAGCGGTTCGTGCACCGTGCCATGTGACGTGGCAATGCTTCACAACTGAATAGTAGAGTGGGCTATAGGATATCACATGTCCACCCACCATGATGATGACTCTTCCGATTGACGTACTAT is a genomic window containing:
- a CDS encoding ATP-dependent RNA helicase DBP8, putative yields the protein MTESRNIKRKGGKGERPPLLRHSKLRKIFYIRMYLERKRREARSTRRGGGGRKSGRLGRDDEGNSPGEHSAPPVTFEDLGVEDWLIKISKTVQITHPTKIQQLCLPLIMRGHNVIGTSETGTGKTICYCWGILQELNKNAFGVFALVLLPTRELVVQVVEQFLLYGYKIGIKILSCIGGFSIIEQRRGVLAKPHVVVGTPGRTCDIMENCEDVTNCFKRLSFFVLDEADLLLQKCYESKLEVILRSLPKQGDQGMGSATGSVTTSVTTSVTTTTIAPISTGTSRRRTLLFSSTITDTLELLANSFPHENLILVNVNKKQKPLKNLDQRYIYVDEIAQMTYLVYLLRKELPDQSGIIFTDNSYRCELVYTVLCMLGGFSVESIHSSKDPKKRLAALSKIKNGGCKILVATDIISRGIDIPKTSFVINYDFPNDTVLYVHRVGRTARANRKGVAISFVDKRDVNSFNNVMAIMKSALKPLRLKKKEVLQDMFQVGRVLKKAELLLEEREDARREHQRMQRFVHRAM